Proteins co-encoded in one Fusarium fujikuroi IMI 58289 draft genome, chromosome FFUJ_chr06 genomic window:
- a CDS encoding probable acetyl-CoA hydrolase — MASPVASAALKARVRNPAMLKKLARPEDLMHHFPNGSYIGWSGFTAVGYPKKVPAAMADYVEQNNLQSKMKYSLFVGASAGSETENRWAALDMINRRSPHQVGKDIAKGINSGRINFFDKHLSMFPSDLVYGFYTKDRSNSNLDVTVVEATDILEDGSFVPGASVGATPELIQMADKIIIEVNTAIPSFKGLHDITFTDVPPHRTPYNITAVEDRIGSPSVKVDPSKVVAIVESDYWDATGPNADADESSRQIAGHLIEFFEHEVAQGRMPANLLPLQSGIGNVANAIVGGLNESKFKNLKVWTEVIQDTFLDLFDSGKLDYATATSIRFSPDGFKRFYDNWDAYADKILLRSQAVSNAPEIIKRLGVIGMNTPVEVDIFAHANSTCVSGTRMLNGLGGSADFLRNSKYSIMHTPSSRPSKTDPHGVSCIVPMVTHVDQTEHDLDVIVTEQGLADVRGLSPRERARVIINKCAHPKYQPILSHYFDKAESEGLKKGMGHEPHLLFNAFDLHKALAEEGSMLKVKPW, encoded by the exons ATGGCTTCACCTGTTGCTTCTGCCGCCCTCAAGGCGCGCGTTCGCAATCCCGCtatgctcaagaagcttgcgcGACCTGAGGATCTGATGCACCACTTTCCCAATGGCTCTTATATCGGCTGGTCTGGCTTTACAGCTGTTGGATACCCCAA GAAGGTTCCCGCTGCTATGGCCGACTACGTCGAGCAGAACAACCTCCAGAGCAAGATGAAGTACTCCCTGTTTGTCGGTGCCTCGGCCGGTTCCGAGACGGAGAACCGATGGGCTGCTCTCGACATGATCAATCGACGAAGCCCTCACCAGGTTGGCAAGGACATCGCCAAGGGAATCAACTCTGGACGAATCAACTTTTTCGACAAGCATCTGTCCATGTTCCCCTCCGATCTTGTCTAT GGCTTCTACACCAAGGATCGATCAAACAGCAACCTTGATGTCACCGTCGTTGAAGCGACAGACATTCTCGAGGATGGCAGCTTTGTTCCCGGTGCCTCTGTTGGTGCTACTCCCGAGTTGATCCAGATGGCTGATAAG ATCATCATCGAGGTCAACACCGCCATCCCCTCTTTCAAGGGTCTCCACGACATTACCTTCACTGACGTCCCTCCCCACCGCACTCCCTACAACATCACCGCTGTCGAGGACCGCATTGGTTCCCCCTCAGTCAAGGTCGACCCCTCAAAGGTCGTCGCTATCGTCGAGTCCGATTACTGGGATGCCACAGGCCCCAACGCCGATGCCGACGAGTCATCTCGCCAGATCGCCGGCCACCTGATTGAGTTCTTCGAGCACGAGGTTGCCCAGGGTCGCATGCCCGCCAACCTTCTGCCTCTTCAGTCCGGTATCGGCAACGTCGCCAACGCTATTGTTGGCGGTCTCAACGagtccaagttcaagaacctcaaggtcTGGACAGAGGTCATCCAGGATACTTTCCTCGATCTTTTCGACTCTGGAAAGCTCGACTACGCTACCGCCACATCAATCCGCTTCTCCCCCGATGGTTTCAAGCGCTTCTACGATAACTGGGATGCCTACGCCgacaagatcctcctccGAAGCCAGGCTGTCTCTAACGCTCCCGAGATCATCAAGCGTCTCGGTGTCATTGGCATGAACACCCCCGTCGAGGTCGACATTTTCGCCCACGCCAACTCCACCTGCGTTAGCGGAACACGCATGCTCAACGGTCTCGGCGGCTCAGCCGATTTCCTCCGCAACTCCAAGTACTCCATCATGCACACACCATCCAGCCGACCCTCAAAGACCGATCCCCATGGTGTGTCCTGTATCGTCCCCATGGTGACTCACGTCGACCAGACCGAGCACGATCTCGATGTCATTGTTACCGAGCAAGGTCTTGCCGACGTGCGCGGTCTTTCACCCCGTGAGCGCGCCcgtgtcatcatcaacaagtgCGCGCACCCCAAGTACCAGCCCATCCTGAGCCACTACTTCGACAAGGCTGAGTCAGAGGGTCTGAAGAAGGGTATGGGCCACGAGCCTCaccttctcttcaacgcTTTCGACCTGCACAAGGCTCTGGCCGAGGAGGGTAGCAtgctcaaggtcaagccttGGTAA
- a CDS encoding related to SPR1-exo-1,3-beta-glucanase precursor: protein MHYSTLLPLILAGSASAWLPHERDLAAFNQTARHEQLGKRFKPNLPSGVTKIRGVNFGGWLVCEPWMQRDEWANVLKCGDSASEFDCMRDHYLGSNRETGNSRFEQHWKNWINPATVQSVHDVGLNTIRIPIGYWSYTDIVDKASEPFADGNRMLPYLDAVVQKAADLGIYVIIDLHGAPGGQQEDVFTGQNNKPAGFFNDYNFGRAEKWLAWMTNRIHTNSAYSTVGVIEVLNEPVSRHDANNRYPAPGEDPGLIQKYYPAALKAVRDTEASLKVPDNKKLHVQFMSSKWDSGNPRSVSSVANDPYTAFDDHNYIGFALGDSNGDQYKLMHSACTDSRLVSGQDFTFTGEWSMTSNADWHDKTFFNKFFTAQQQLYEKPGMAGWIYWTWKTETNDPRWTYSYATYLNYIPTDAAGLEKNVYQDVCAGYR, encoded by the exons ATGCATTACTCTACTCTTCTTCCCTTGATCCTGGCTGGTTCCGCATCAGCATGGCTTCCCCATGAGCGTGACCTAGCAGCATTTAACCAGACTGCTCGCCACGAGCAACTTGGGAAACGATTCAAACCAAACTTGCCCAGCGGTGTAACCAAGATCCGCGGTGTCAACTTTGGAG GCTGGCTTGTCTGTGAGCCCTGGATGCAGCGAGATGAATGGGCAAACGTCCTCAAGTGCGGCGACTCTGCCTCCGAGTTTGACTGCATGCGCGATCACTACTTGGGATCAAACCGCGAGACTGGCAACAGTCGCTTCGAACAGCATTGGAAGAACTGGATCAACCCCGCAACTGTCCAGTCAGTCCATGACGTAggactcaacaccatccgaATCCCTATCGGATATTGGTCCTACACTGATATCGTTGACAAAGCCAGCGAACCTTTCGCTGACGGCAACCGCATGCTTCCTTACCTCGATGCTGTGGTTCAAAAGGCTGCCGATCTTGGTATCTATGTCATCATTGATCTTCACGGTGCTCCTGGCGGCCAGCAGGAAGATGTCTTCACTGGGCAGAACAACAAACCAGCTGGTTTTTTCAATGACTATAACTTTGGCCGCGCGGAGAAGTGGCTTGCGTGGATGACGAACCGTATTCATACCAATTCTGCTTACTCTACCGTTGGTGTGATCGAGGTCCTCAACGAGCCTGTTTCTCGCCATGACGCGAACAACCGCTACCCTGCTCCCGGCGAGGACCCAGGCTTGATCCAGAAGTACTACCCTGCCGCCCTCAAGGCCGTTCGTGACACCGAGGCTTCCCTCAAAGTCCccgacaacaagaagcttcACGTTCAGTTCATGTCCAGCAAATGGGACTCCGGAAACCCCCGCTCCGTATCATCCGTGGCTAACGATCCTTACACTGCTTTCGACGACCATAACTACATCGGTTTTGCTCTCGGTGACAGCAACGGCGATCAGTACAAGCTCATGCACAGCGCTTGCACTGATTCTCGACTCGTCAGCGGCCAGGACTTTACCTTCACTGGCGAATGGAGCATGACTTCTAACGCTGATTGGCATGATAAGACTTTCTTTAACAAGTTCTTTACggctcagcagcagctgtACGAGAAGCCTGGTATGGCGGGATGGATTTACTGGACTTGGAAGACGGAGACGAATGACCCGAGATGGACGTATTCTTATGCGACTTATCTGAATTACATTCCAACTGATGCTGCTGGGCTAGAGAAGAATGTCTACCAGGACGTTTGTGCTGGCTATCGATAA
- a CDS encoding probable chitosanase precursor yields the protein MHSCSFLTAVTLGTAASAYQLPQNLKSIYDNHKAGSCSNRLSDRFPEGARYCGDISGAIYLKGSNGNYDNMDIDCDGANNHAGACSNDPSGQGETAFKDTVKNYGIPDLDANVHPYVVFGNDGASPSFDPQQHGIKPLSVMAVVCNGEVVSIPQSIIDFLLTLNSTTASGETLTVAPLSTGEASISLAELCFPNQGLNGDNGHGEKDVLYIGFKGDEAVPGKNGADWKAASRADFSKSIRALGDKLVAKLQG from the exons ATGCATTCTTGTTCATTTCTTACCGCCGTCACGCTGGGCACAGCAGCTTCTGCCTACCAGCTGCCCCAGAACCTGAAGTCAATTTATGATAATCATAAG GCTGGCTCGTGTTCCAACCGCCTTTCCGACAGGTTCCCCGAGGGTGCTAGATACTGCGGTGATATATCAGGAGCTATCTACCTCAAGGGCTCCAATGGAAACTACGATAACATGGACATTGACTGTGATGGAGCGAATAACCATGCAGGTGCTTGCTCAAATGATCCCTCCGGACAGGGAGAGACTGCATTCAAGGACACTGTCAAGAATTACGGTATTCCCGACTTGGATGCCAACGTCCATCCCTACGTGGTCTTTGGCAACGATGGAGCCTCACCATCCTTTGACCCCCAGCAGCACGGTATTAAGCCACTGAGTGTCATGGCTGTTGTTTGCAATGGCGAAGTGGTAAGTATTCCACAGTCAATTATAGATTTCCTGCTAACGTTGAATAGCACTACGGCATCTGGGGAGACACTAACGGTGGCACCTCTCTCTACTGGCGAAGCTTCGATTTCCCTCGCGGAGCTTTGCTTTCCTAACCAGGGTCTCAATGGAGACAATGGACATGGTGAGAAGGATGTTCTATATATTGGATTTAAAGGAGATGAAGCTGTTCCTGGAAAGAATGGTGCTGATTGGAAGGCTGCGAGCCGTGCTGATTTCTCCAAGAGTATAAGGGCTTTGGGAGATAAGCTAGTAGCCAAGCTGCAAGGATAA